TAATTCATTGTACAATAATCAGTTATTTGAGTTATTTTTATTAGATACAGAATTATGTATACGTACTTCCTGTATTTAGAGGCATATTAAAGGAAGTTTATTGTAAAGTAGGTGACtgtaattgtttccattatgaTAAATACTTTCACCTGAACTATCTGTATTGGGATTTCGTGGAATGGTTCATTTCCTAAACTGACCAAGTTCATACACTCTCTACACTATACAAGAGAAAGTGAAACCCAAACGCAGATGCCATTTTTTCCTAGAAAGTAATAGTAAAATCAACCGTGCTATATTTAACCATATaattatttcaaacaaaatatgtgtacCTGTTAAATTTTCGTATTTTCATTTACTCTACAAATATCTATTGTAGCTAGCGTACTGAagtggtcagtcagtcacaacgtagaacttcgtacgtatgtatatcagttcgagttggTAGTTTATTGGGTTCTAAAGCAGTCAAGCAAATAATGTGTTTAAATTCTCTAACTTGATTTAGAAATCGTATGTATAATTGAGCCATTGATCCTAATCTTCTTTGGTCCGACGACCTGAATCCACAAACTAATATTCCCAACTCAAAAAACTTCATATTTTTATCCATTTGACCCATAAAATATAGGATGACAGTGTAAAAAAAAGTCTAATTTTACTGAGTAAATGCTTTAAGCAATATAacattatagagttgagatcatgagtcaattgaagctagaccaccatggaaaacctggaagcactggacggccgtttcgtcctattatgggactcctcagcagtgcgcatccacgaacccactctcgcgggattcgaacccaggacctaccagtttcgagccgaagcccttaaccgatagaccacattAGACTCAATAAAATATGAAGCAGACAATCACATTAAAGTGCtgaatacaaaaatataatacCAATGAAAAGTGTCCAAACCGTCAACGCTAATATTGTAAATTTATTCTACTTAGTAATAACCtcatatgtatccaaaaaagcTTCCAGATCACTTATATGAGGAAAATATAACAAGGTTAGGGAACCCAACACAAAGGGTAGACAATTATCAATATAGTGTCATGCAAACTCAGGTTGTTATGCATCTTTTAATTTTTGCTATATAACAACTACTGTGATCAGCGAAATTCTCTTTGAACACATACCATACGAATTCTATCCTCTTTTTTCACTTGCACTACATGAGAGGTAGTTTGCACGTGTGTGACTCAAACAATTTAACTAACTTATAATTTACAATCATCAGAACCATTCGACTAATTTTTGTTAGCATTAAAATGCTTAATTTTAAGACGTTATGCTCTGGTTACCAACTTTACATCGACATCGCATATTTCTTTAAAAGCAATTTTTTACCGTATAGAAAACTGTCCTAGCTCATTGGTTTAAATCAGTTATAATAAGTGGTTAACTGCACTCAGTTTACctgatttatatttaaattgcaTCTAATCTCCatggtttattttttatttcttaaagAATATTCGTCTGAATCGTGTTCATGTGAATTTAGATTTGGCTAAACCTATTTCAGATGATGAAAAATCCAGGATACCAGAAAATAATAGTAAAAAATCAAATTCCAAGACAGTTGAATATGATTTAACAGGATCATGCGATCGTATATGGAGAGATTTTAGAGGTGCTGCATTTTCTGATGTTGCAGAAGCTATACATGAAGAAGTCACAATACTAAAAGATTATGATAGACGTATGAGTGAATTGAAATCATCACTTGGTGGTTCAACAGATATAAATATACTAGCGAATTCATCAACAATGACGTTTCTAGATGATAGTACAGCTAAATTAACAAATGCTATCAAGTTGGTTACCTTCTTTGAAATACTAAATATCTACTTGTTCTAATCCTGTTTGTTTTCTACTGTTTTAAGTAGTCAAGTACCTCCTAGATTAAAAGCTTGTGCGATATGTCTTTGGCTTATATACCCAAATCATTTCACTCAACTTTTTTGTATATGCAAACATAATTTGAAAACTCAGTTACTACTCATTTCAAAAACCTGAACGGATGGTTTATCTGCAGTTCTAAGTAAAGTTAAACAGTAACAAGCAATAAACTAAGTCTCTCATTTGCATTATTTGATTAGTGatgaaatttttattcattaaaattgaATTGAGCTATTCAAGGTTAAACTTACTTGTTAAGTGACAAAAAGTTGACTAATGGATTTAATCAGCCTAACTAATCATGGAACAAAAACAAAACGATTTGCTCAATACTTTTCTTGAATTCTAATAATGTTACAGATTTCAATGTGTTGGAAAATAATACTTAGTTCCTATCACTCAAATGTTTCCAATAGTTTTATGCATGTACATTGACAACTGTCTatgtatttgtatttattattagctgaattcacgagtcgatttgagctagaccaccattaaaaactggGTGGTCGTTTCGCCCTaggatgggactcctcagcagtacacatcttTTGCTTATTTGTTAGGCTGTTTTCTTTAGATcaattcataaaataattacCCGGTGTTTGATCAgcataaatcaataatttcacCCTATTAGtgtttaactattattatgtcCTCTTGAAAAAGGAATACATGATCTGTTGAAATTCCTGGGCtaattaacatttattattacatttaaaaAGATAATAAGTTGTTAGTTATGTTTACTTACAACTTAACGTTCCGATAAAATAGGATTGTGGTGGTGTGAAGGATGCATTTCGTTGATACATCTGCCACAGAACTGTTGTTGTAACGACTTGGCACGATAAACTTCCCTTTCAACAGTAATAAAAAAGTATGAACAAATAACTTCATCTCTTAGTCCTTTAATCTAATattgtgttatatcccgataagaataataaatggtaacttttgggatCTAATAATGGACCAAtgctatgcatatatttttatcgtatagttgttaaataactaaactattcatattcatatcccCCATACTatgacctttattttgacctatgaactattattatacgatttaccattcttgagttatgccctgcCTATCAATTACGATCTCCCgaattcacagccacttttggctagatcttatacaaatgttattttctattttatggtacgatgtggtctgtccggcttgtatataaacccagtatgtttgaaatatatgattcatatcgcggAGGCTGAGATTTGTGTTCTGGAATTAACAGACTGGGGAAAGGACCGGTCGGGACTCCAGAGTGTTCGTTCACGTGTATGTTCGTTTGTTGGTCGTATAAGTCCGTGTGTCTAAATCTTGGCAATCGTATTCGCGGTAATCGTATAAGCTAAGGACATAACAGTAAGAGTAACCGAATTTAATGAATTGGTAACACTTAGTAATAAATACAGTTTGTCAATAGCAAACTCAATTATTCTAATATTTTCATTAGGCCGTGTAATTGGGATTAAGATAGTTTCATTGCATCCGAAATATTTCTTACTTTCCCCAATAATTCCTTTTATTTAAATGTTGTTCTTACTATcttgtttttcaattttattgattttcttagTTCTTTACCCCAATTAATGGAACGTAAACGATGTCTTGATATGCACACAAATATTGCAACTTGTCTAGCTAATGTAATCAAAGATAGGCAGATACATTCTTTCGCTGAAGAAGAAGATCATATTCTTGCTAAAAACAGTCCATCCACGGTATGTTTTATGCATTCAATTGTGTTACTAAAACAGTAGTTTTGTATCTGTATCTGTTATTCCTTAAATAATACTATTAATGTGTTCATTGATGTTTAACAGCTAGTGCAATGGACACTTTCCTGGATATGAGACGATTTGTCAGGCTACGGCAAGTTATTTTGTCCTCAAAAACCAATTATTCGGCACcaaatattttgattaaattgCACTTTATCAAAAGGGTCAAGTGTAAATTTATTTAATGGATCTATACGGCTTTAGTGATGCTGTTCGTAAAGGAGTACAAAATTCTCTCTTCCAATTATTACCAAAACGTAAATTGTATCAATATATTTCCCGAGTTTGATAATCATCCCATTTGAATGATAAATCAAACATCTTTGAAGCTAGTTAAAGGGTCTACAGACAAACTTTTCGTGCTTATAGTCGAATTCTGGAACATTTATCTACTTACTGACATTAATTTATCTGTATTCCATCCAGGTTTGACGTTTTTGATTGGAATTGTCCGCTATCAGTATCAATACTTAATACTATACCAGCTAGCCAAACCAATTTTGTTATTATCGCTATTTTTACATCCTCATTATTTCATCATTTAAGTATCTCTTTATCTTCAGTCTATAgctttgtggaaattgttgaatgTTATCGGGAACACAAATCTACGTAGGTTAGACAACCATTAGAACTATAGACCACTGGATCTTTGTTTCGTTCTAACATGGGGCTTCCGAGGTTTTGTTGAGGTCTTGTGACCAGTAATTTTCAAATGTGTagagtgtgaggcagttacctatCGAAAATATTGCgaatcaattaaagttagacatgtTAACCTTCGGAATCTTATTCACAAGTCTAAAGGTTAAACATTCGCAGAGAGAAAAATGTCCCCGATCCAATCGCTGAAGGAGTCTTGGGTACACGTTGCTGATGAGTCCAATGCTAAGATGAAActgctgtccagtgtttcttggttttctatagttgtctaacttaggtTGGTTTCCAATcgcaatttttttgtttattgctTCGAATGTAAATTTTAATTACTGATCAGTGCGTTAATTATCCATTCACTACTTTTTCCAACATTTTTAAAAGGAACAAAGTTTAACCGAGCTAATTAGTAATCCATCAATTGGTACACCTGAAGATAAATTACGCTTGCTTATTATTGCTGCTTTAGCGGGTACCAGTAGAACTGGTACAACCACTGGTAATACATCAAGTAGTGGATCTGGAAGTgcattaaataattttaattcaaaTACTAGTGGCATTGACTTTTGTTTATCCGATACAGAAGTTGATCGTTTGAAAGCACTCTTACAAAACTCCTATCCTAATCTCGATATGAGTCCTGTGAATTATATTCAACACTTTAGGTAGGTTTTTTTGTAGGACTATTCGTGTTCGATTTGTTACAATGATTTTTTAACAAGGATATTAGTAATGTTAAATATGGGGATATTATGTTGAATTGATTAAACTGACCTGTTTTTTTTCGAAATTGTATATGAAAATGATAATTAGTACAGAGGCCTATAAATTGTTTGTATACATAATTCATTTTATCTTACATCATTCCCTCTTTTGAAGACTTTCAAACTTACAATTAACCATATATATGCTGAAATTAAAGTACGGTTGTAGGTAAACTTACAATATGATGTCATTTCCAGAAATCATACGTGGTTTATATGCAAGCGAACcggaccacatcataccataaatgTGTTATATCTTTTGGCCTGCGTGCCCTGCGAATGTATAACGTGACGATgtagtgaattatcgatcgaaccaataacacacgaaacccgtacgagcagtccagagttcttatcggtcctgcttcctgtctagcccagccagttaagtccagaacaccaatctcagcctctgtggcatgaatcatttatttcaaacatactgggtttatataccaaccagacagaccacatcataccataaaataggaaacaacatttgtacaagatttaaccaaatgtggctgtgaatgtgggatcgtgacaaatattaatttaatgattttatttgaaaattaatttaatcatGGACATAATTATAAGCGTTATTCATAGTACATTTTCCTGAAAAGATAAACATCAGCATACGAGTTGCTATTATTTGATTGAATGATCAGTATTTAGTATCAGGTCAAAAGTTACGCCTATCTTAAATAATTCCCTAATATTTCGTCTTAACTGAATTTTCtctgataatatttattttgggTCTTTTAAGCAAATTCTATTCTGTAattaatttactttaaattgataataaataGGAGAATTCCAAAAGCTGGTCAACTGACTGATAATATAATGGAAAATATTAAAGGAGCTGGCAGTCGAAGTGTGCTTAATAAAATTGTTTCACATGGTTCAGCTATATTGCTAACTGGGATGAGACATTTGATTGGTCAGAAATCTGTAAGTTGAATATTTGTAGTCTATGTTTACTGCAGTTTTTGTTAATTTTCAGTAGGTTATCATCATAAACTGACATCGACTAattaattcgattggtgttcaCTTAACCTTGATAAAATGCTTCTTGGTTTAATAGTCTCTTTTTAATAAAGTTTCTtagtttattatatttatcCCTTGTTCCCTCTGCGCGATTATTGTAATCAATGGTTAAAGATTTCGAGTGGCATGGCTCAGTCATTCAAAACAGCTCAGGTGCATTTACTCCTTCTGCCGAAATCTCTGCACTCttccttctttttttctatACCTAATCTTTCCTACGactactgatactgttactacctctactattcttaGATTTTTAATGTTAATTTATCTTGCTGTTCTAATGTAATCTGGCAACTTGAGCCGATTCATAGATGTCTTTGCATATAACTGGCTAACTGACTATACTTTATTGATAGTTATAAATAATTTACTTCAAATGTTCTACTCCTTTCAATAGAAAGACATTTTTCCCAGTCAAAAGTTCTTGTCGGTTCCATCCACTAATAAATTAATTCCATATTTCTGTGTGTTAGTGTCGATAGCCCACTCTCATACTTTTAAACCAGACTTACCGTTTAAGAATGCGCGAGTACCATCAAGTTAGTCATGCTAAAACTAGTAGTGTTGTTTAGCTTTGTAACTCTAATAGTTGTAAGTTATGTTCATTGGTTTATACCCAATCCATGTTACATATTTCTGTAGAAAATCCCTCAAAattgtgtttattattaatatccgTTAAATTCTCTTATCTTCTATCTAGTCGTAAGTCAAAAACCTCTCCCAACTTTTCTATTTTCTAGTATGGTTAACTTTTCAATTGTTTTAAACAGCAATTTTATATACCAATTAGTTATACAATAATTTTTATTCCAGTGATGTTTTTCAAGGCAATATGTAAAGATCAGTCATCTCTATAACTCTGTAGTGTCACATGTCAGTTAAAGTGCTGTTGATAGTGGTTATGTTCTCTATGTAATGTTTGCAGTATATATCCATACCTTTTATTTCTCTTCATGCTGTCCTTCATGCAAATTGTAGCAATATTAGACTGGAATTATTGATCTACATTTTGTTCTAACAAATTTAGTGACTTAAAATGTTCAGTTATTTTTTAACTGCTCTATTTTAACGGAATTGCGTATGAAGATTGATTC
Above is a genomic segment from Schistosoma mansoni strain Puerto Rico chromosome 2, complete genome containing:
- a CDS encoding sly1-related, which translates into the protein MLNLNAPLNSSDGPQWKILIYDQLGRDIISPLLTVKDLRMLGVTLHLMLHSPREQIPDVPAVYFVYPSKENIHIICKDFEAGRYDSYYLNFISPISREYLEEIAQTALSENCVHQISKVFDQYTNFICLEDDLLTLSSPTDGPSSFYALNRAKATEVDMENLIHSVVDGLFSIFATLGSIPIIRCPRGNASEMVACQLDSKFRDSLRDSRNSLFMNNTARGYGITANDDSSGERLGLNSSSPLSLLNRNSQMNSPPNLFQRPLLIILDRSLDLASPLHHELSYQSLIHDIFNIRLNRVHVNLDLAKPISDDEKSRIPENNSKKSNSKTVEYDLTGSCDRIWRDFRGAAFSDVAEAIHEEVTILKDYDRRMSELKSSLGGSTDINILANSSTMTFLDDSTAKLTNAINSLPQLMERKRCLDMHTNIATCLANVIKDRQIHSFAEEEDHILAKNSPSTEQSLTELISNPSIGTPEDKLRLLIIAALAGTSRTGTTTGNTSSSGSGSALNNFNSNTSGIDFCLSDTEVDRLKALLQNSYPNLDMSPVNYIQHFRRIPKAGQLTDNIMENIKGAGSRSVLNKIVSHGSAILLTGMRHLIGQKSVS